GTCGCCCTTGACCGCCCAGTAGTCTTCGGTCTTTACCCATGCCCTCAACTGCAGATTGATTGACGAGTCAGCCAAAGCCGTTATAACAACGCTCGGCTCCGGATCCTTGAGAACCTTGGGGTGGTTCTTCATGAGGTCCATTGCCAGCTTTATCGCCCTGTCGAGGTCTGTGCCGTAGGCAACACCAACGTCAACGTCCACCCTCCTGGTCGGCATCCTGGTGTAGTTGGTTATGACGTTCCCCCAGACGAGCTTGTTCGGTATCGTAATCAGCACGTTGTCCGGTGTTAAGAGCTCGGTGCTCATTATGCCGACGCCGTTGACCTTGCCGGTTTTTCCCGCCACTTCAACGACTTCGCCCATGTCTATTGGCCTTAGAGCTGCAATCCACACGCCAGCTGCCAGGTTGGTGAGCGTGTCCTGCATGCCAAAGCCCAGGATGAGGCCTATCACCGCCGACAGGCCCATCACAACCGAGCCAACTTCAATCCCAAGCGCCCTGACCGCGAGCAGTATCACTGCAACGTAGAGGAGCGCGCTGAGGAACCTCCCAAGGAACTCCACGACGAGGTCTGGAAGCTTTGTCTTCTTCAGCCCGCGCTTGAAGGAAGTAACGACTATCTTTGCCACGATCCAACCAACGACGAGGACTACAACCGCCGTGATAATCTGAAGCGGCGTTATCCCGACGTACGGGAGCGGTTCATCAAACCCTACCATGCCATCACCCCCCAATGTCTGCTATTTCATTATATACTTCATCAACGTTTATATCCTTTCCCAAACTTAAAGCATTATTAGCCAGTTCTTCGAACGGAAACCAAGTGGAAAGGTATAAGTACGTAAAAAGGCAAGGAAGTATAACCGGCTGGTATAAGCCGGAACTGTAGCCGTGGGGGTGGTCCGATGCCGACCATTATAGTTGAGGGCCCAAAGGCTGATAAGGAGACGAAGAGGGAGCTTGTTAAGAGACTCACCGAGGTTGTTAGGGAAGTTTACGGCGTCCACCACGTCAGCGTGATAATCCACGAGAACGAGACCGAGAATGTCGGCGTTGACGGGGAGCTTCTCTCCGATATTCTGGAGAGGAGGCGCGGTAAGTGAAGGCCCTGGTGGTCTACTACTCGAGGGACGGGCACACGAGGGAGGCCGCCCGGAGGATTGCCGAAGCTCTGGGGGCGGACCTTGACGAGGTCATTGACAGGAAGAACCGGAAGGGCATACTAGGCTTTCTCAGGGCCGGCTACGACGCGACCAGAGGTAAAACGACGGAAATAGCGTTCGAGAAAGACCCCGCCGAGTACGACCTCGTGGTCGTTGGCAGCCCGGTGTGGAACGGCAGGGTTACACCGGCCATAAGGACTTACCTCCTCAAAAACAGGGAGAAAATAAAGAAAGCGGCCTTTTTTGCCACCTGCGCTGGGAGGAAGGGCAAAATCCTCGAACAGATGAGGGAGCTCTACGGCGGTGAGGTCATCGCTGAAACTATAATGAAGCGGGACGAAATTGAAGAGGGAGCAAAAGAGTTCGTTGAGGCATTGAAAAGTGCCGTCCATTCCTGAAGCGGGATGAGTTGGTTGGGCTTCTCCCATTTAATCTGGATCATCTATTTTATTCCGCACCGGATGGCGGGAAGTTTTTATAAAAACCTTTTCAGAGTTTCTGTCCAGATTGGAGGGATGCATTGTGTCCGAAGGAAGAAAGACCTACGACCCCACCACATGGAAGCCCGGGCGTCTCGACCTAATTCTGTCGGTTGTGATTACGCTTTCACTCCCTCCTCTGGCGGGCTGGCTGTACGATAAAAAGGGCGCGCTCATCCCAATGTTAATCTACTACGGGCTCGCCTGGGGCCTCGTAAAGCTCCGCCGGGGGGTTATAGGCTACCGCACCCCCATGCCTGAGAAGCCGCCCGTGTGGTTCTACATCAACGTGGCCGTTATCATCATCGCCCTCGCCTTCGCCTACATGTCCCCGATTAAGGTGGAAAATCCCTGGCTCCCCGGAGTTGTGCTCACAGCCCTCCTCTGGGCACCCGCGAACGCATCCTCCGAGCAGATACTCTGGCTCTACATCTTTGACTCGTGGGACCTAT
The sequence above is drawn from the Thermococcus pacificus genome and encodes:
- a CDS encoding mechanosensitive ion channel family protein gives rise to the protein MVGFDEPLPYVGITPLQIITAVVVLVVGWIVAKIVVTSFKRGLKKTKLPDLVVEFLGRFLSALLYVAVILLAVRALGIEVGSVVMGLSAVIGLILGFGMQDTLTNLAAGVWIAALRPIDMGEVVEVAGKTGKVNGVGIMSTELLTPDNVLITIPNKLVWGNVITNYTRMPTRRVDVDVGVAYGTDLDRAIKLAMDLMKNHPKVLKDPEPSVVITALADSSINLQLRAWVKTEDYWAVKGDLTKGIYELYTKEGIEIPFPQMDVHIKEMPK
- the dmpI gene encoding 4-oxalocrotonate tautomerase DmpI, which gives rise to MPTIIVEGPKADKETKRELVKRLTEVVREVYGVHHVSVIIHENETENVGVDGELLSDILERRRGK
- a CDS encoding flavodoxin family protein, which gives rise to MKALVVYYSRDGHTREAARRIAEALGADLDEVIDRKNRKGILGFLRAGYDATRGKTTEIAFEKDPAEYDLVVVGSPVWNGRVTPAIRTYLLKNREKIKKAAFFATCAGRKGKILEQMRELYGGEVIAETIMKRDEIEEGAKEFVEALKSAVHS